A DNA window from Arachis duranensis cultivar V14167 chromosome 3, aradu.V14167.gnm2.J7QH, whole genome shotgun sequence contains the following coding sequences:
- the LOC107477368 gene encoding uncharacterized protein LOC107477368 has translation MMYLKKPLWSQGKPEPDAKTTTAADRGGAVEELVDSLQQQRVYREVTLALRTGLRDARAEFSFLRVRGLRNILKFLRSVAESDSTIDLFNRTQSIPQLQVVPVLFEHCLRETGDYENENRVRDLNHIFGVEPLKLTSPATDAEVALALRVLEGCCLLHPQSTALAHQHNAIPVLMNILSTRGVLEQGACLDALISLMVDSSSNQMDFEKCSGIMEVADLIRDKQVDENLRLKCGEFLLLLIGHVNGRDAPPLATIHEDTRHLLGEKSASLIWAASQFGSTLDPEQRLTALQIQARRVLESLDLY, from the exons ATGATGTACCTGAAGAAGCCCTTGTGGAGCCAAGGGAAACCCGAACCGGATGCTAAGACGACGACGGCGGCGGATCGCGGCGGCGCCGTGGAGGAGCTGGTGGATTCGTTGCAGCAGCAGAGAGTGTACAGAGAAGTTACATTGGCTCTTAGAACAGGACTCAGAGACGCGCGTGCTGAGTTCTCGTTCCTCCGTGTGCGTGGCCTCCGTAACATCCTCAAGTTCCTCCGATCTGTCGCTGAATCTGATTCCACCATTGACCTCTTCAATAGAACACAATCCATTCCCCAATTGCAAG TGGTTCCGGTTTTGTTTGAGCATTGTTTGAGAGAGACAGGGGATTATGAGAATGAGAATAGGGTGAGAGATTTGAATCATATATTTGGTGTTGAGCCTCTGAAGCTGACGAGTCCAGCTACTGATGCTGAAGTTGCACTTGCACTGAGGGTATTGGAAGGTTGTTGCTTGCTTCATCCGCAGAGTACAGCGCTTGCACATCAACACAATGCTATTCCG GTTTTAATGAATATATTATCCACTCGCGGAGTACTTGAGCAAGGTGCATGCTTAGATGCTCTAATCTCATTGATGGTGGATTCATCATCTAATCAAATG gattttgagAAATGTAGTGGTATTATGGAAGTTGCTGACCTTATCAGGGACAAACAAGTGGATGAGAATCTCAG GTTAAAATGTGGAGAGTTTCTGTTGCTGCTCATTGGACATGTCAATGGAAGAGATGCTCCTCCTTTGGCAACTATACATGAAGATACAAGGCATCTACTTGGGGAGAAATCAGCCTCCTTGATATGGGCAGCTAGTCAGTTTGGCTCGACGCTGGATCCTGAGCAGAGGCTAACTGCTCTGCAAATCCAAGCTCGTAGGGTCCTTGAATCATTGGATTTGTACTGA
- the LOC107477365 gene encoding WEB family protein At3g02930, chloroplastic, translating to MASKATKSNLSETPNKTSLATPRGSKLSRGVSKSESESPSPLQNLRHSIERSPRSVNSKPAATPDRKSPKLASNPPDKQPTRAAKGSELQNQLNLVQEDLKKAKEQLIHAEKEKLKVINELKEAQRLAEEANEKLREALVAQKRAEEESEIEKFRAVELEQAGIESAQKKEEEWQKEIENVKSQHALDVAALLSTTEELQRVKQELAMTCDAKNQALNHADDATKIAEIHAEKAEILSAELTRLKALLDLKQETEASESNTILKLKAEVEALKQELAKAEDYDEKLAEKETTIEQLNVELEAARMAESYAHSVLEEWTKKVEELEMRVQEANKLEKSASESLENVMKQLEGSNDLLHEAESEVAALKEKVGLLEMTVGRQKADLEDSEHRINVAKEESLEMTHKVEALESELETVKEEKIQALNNEKLAAASVQTLLEEKNQLINDLENSRDEEEKCKKAMESLTSALHEVSAEAREAKEKLLSSQAEHESYETQLEDLKSVLKATNEKYESMLDDARREIDVLTCNVENSKNDFENSRAEWKEREHQLVGCLKKTEEENSSLGKEINRLALLLKDTEDEASASREEEAQLKENLKEVEAEAINLQEALKEATAENVKLKENLLDKENELQSIIQENDELCTKEAESIKKVEELSKLLEEITARNHTEENGDLTDSEKDYDLLPKVVEFSEENGHGGEDVLKVEDSANQEVLKQGFQEETIPVNGKAEKIESPKHENGNGKLKEDDASKENDNSVEVEHKMWESCKIEKKELSPERDPEPESFEEEADSKAEAGESFDNINGSSIAENNDDGATSPSKQQQQLKKKKKPLLGKFGSLLKKKGSSNQK from the exons ATGGCTTCAAAAGCTACTAA ATCCAATTTGTCTGAAACTCCCAACAAAACATCACTAGCAACTCCAAGAGGCAGCAAACTTAGCAGAGGAGTGTCCAAATCGGAATCCGAATCACCATCACCCTTGCAAAATCTGCGCCATTCCATTGAACGATCGCCGCGATCTGTGAATTCAAAGCCTGCTGCTACTCCTGATCGGAAATCACCAAAGCTTGCCTCCAACCCACCTGAT AAACAACCAACAAGAGCTGCAAAGGGTTCAGAGTTGCAGAACCAGTTGAATCTTGTTCAGGAGGATCTAAAGAAAGCGAAGGAGCAGCTCATTCACGCTGAGAAAGAGAAGCTTAAAGTAATTAATGAGTTGAAAGAAGCACAGAGATTAGCTGAGGAAGCAAATGAGAAACTCAGGGAAGCATTGGTGGCTCAAAAGCGGGCTGAGGAGGAATCTGAGATTGAGAAGTTCCGAGCTGTTGAATTGGAGCAGGCTGGAATTGAATCTGCccagaagaaggaagaagaatggCAGAAAGAGATTGAAAATGTAAAGAGCCAGCATGCTTTGGATGTTGCTGCTCTTCTCTCCACCACCGAGGAGCTCCAGCGTGTTAAGCAAGAACTCGCCATGACTTGTGATGCAAAGAACCAAGCACTGAACCATGCTGATGATGCAACTAAGATTGCTGAGATTCATGCCGAGAAGGCAGAGATTCTTTCAGCTGAACTGACTCGGTTGAAGGCATTACTTGATTTGAAACAGGAAACAGAGGCCAGTGAGAGTAATACTATATTGAAGCTGAAAGCAGAGGTAGAAGCTCTTAAGCAAGAACTTGCAAAGGCCGAGGATTATGATGAGAAGTTGGCAGAGAAAGAAACTACTATCGAACAGCTCAATGTGGAGCTTGAGGCCGCAAGGATGGCTGAATCATATGCTCATAGTGTTTTGGAGGAGTGGACGAAGAAGGTTGAGGAACTAGAGATGAGGGTTCAAGAAGCTAATAAGTTGGAAAAATCTGCATCGGAATCTTTGGAAAACGTCATGAAACAGCTAGAAGGAAGCAATGATTTGTTGCATGAAGCAGAATCTGAAGTTGCGGCTCTTAAAGAGAAGGTAGGATTGTTAGAAATGACTGTTGGGAGACAAAAGGCAGATCTTGAGGATTCAGAGCATCGGATTAATGTGGCCAAGGAAGAAAGTCTTGAAATGACACACAAGGTTGAAGCTCTCGAATCCGAACTTGAGACAGTTAAGGAAGAGAAGATTCAGGCTTTGAACAATGAAAAGCTTGCAGCTGCTAGCGTGCAGACCCTACTTGAAGAGAAAAATCAACTTATCAATGATTTGGAGAATTCTagggatgaagaagaaaagtgcAAAAAGGCAATGGAAAGCTTAACTTCTGCATTACATGAAGTATCTGCAGAGGCTAGAGAAGCCAAAGAGAAGCTATTGAGCAGCCAAGCCGAACATGAAAGTTACGAGACCCAGCTTGAAGATTTAAAGTCAGTTTTAAAAGCTAccaatgaaaaatatgaatccATGCTTGATGATGCACGGCGTGAGATTGATGTTCTTACTTGTAATGTCGAAAATTCTAAGAATGACTTTGAGAACTCCAGAGCCGAGTGGAAAGAGAGAGAACATCAACTAGTCGGCTGCTTAAAGAAAACCGAAGAAGAGAATTCGTCCTTgggaaaagaaataaatagaTTGGCTCTCTTGCTCAAAGATACCGAGGATGAAGCTAGTGCCAGCAGGGAGGAAGAAGCTCAGTTGAAGGAAAATCTGAAGGAAGTTGAGGCTGAGGCAATTAACTTGCAGGAAGCTCTTAAAGAAGCAACGGCCGAGAACGTGAAATTGAAGGAGAATTTATTGGATAAAGAAAATGAATTGCAGAGTATTATTCAAGAAAATGATGAACTCTGCACTAAGGAAGCTGAATCTATTAAGAAGGTGGAGGAGTTATCTAAGCTACTGGAAGAAATAACAGCCAGAAACCACACTGAGGAAAACGGGGATCTCACAGACAGTGAGAAGGATTATGATTTGCTTCCTAAGGTGGTTGAATTTTCCGAAGAGAATGGGCATGGAGGAGAAGACGTATTGAAGGTAGAAGATTCAGCAAATCAAGAAGTGCTCAAACAAGGCTTTCAAGAAGAGACTATTCCTGTGAATGGTAAGGCTGAAAAGATAGAATCTCCCAAACATGAGAATGGGAATGGAAAACTGAAGGAAGATGATGCTAGTAAGGAAAATGATAATTCAGTAGAAGTTGAACATAAAATGTGGGAGAGCTGCAAGATAGAGAAAAAGGAGTTGTCGCCAGAGAGGGATCCAGAGCCCGAGTCCTTTGAAGAAGAAGCCGATTCCAAGGCAGAAGCCGGCGAGAGCTTTGATAACATAAACGGTTCATCCATAGCCGAGAACAATGACGATGGCGCGACCTCTCCTTCCAAGCAGCAACAAcagttgaagaaaaagaagaagcctTTGCTTGGCAAGTTTGGAAGCCTGCTCAAGAAAAAGGGTTCAAGCAACCAGAAATAG
- the LOC107477366 gene encoding uncharacterized protein LOC107477366, which yields MEKKESWKICKRCKETYDPSSNTSSSCRFHPSFFVCRRHDDQKRYYELGPNDPPYAAKFYDCCGAEDPEASGCTTNFHVSYDDD from the exons atggAGAAGAAGGAATCATGGAAGATATGCAAGAGATGCAAGGAAACTTATGATCCATCTTCCAACACCTCTTCTTCTTGCCGCTTCCACCCTTCTTTCTTCGTCTGTCGCCGTCACGACGACCAGAAAAG GTACTATGAATTGGGACCCAATGATCCACCATATGCTGCCAAATTCTATGACTGCTGTGGGGCTGAGGACCCTGAGGCTTCTGGCTGCACCACCaactttcatgtctcttatgatgatgattga
- the LOC107477424 gene encoding transcription factor MYB53-like gives MGRSRSGYDESGLKKGPWTPEEDRILVDYINKNGHGSNWRALPKIAGLNRCGKSCRLRWTNYLRPDIKRGKFSQEEEKLIINLHQLLGNKWSAIASHLPGRTDNEIKNFWNTNLRKKLLRMGLDPVTHRPRLDHNHNHNQLQLLSNLQHLLLAANILNNNNNNNALLSTLLINSDNAKLQILQNMLQILATTTTNNNNLAPNLEPLLNHQQFGPLTSSSSSSSVPNGFYESLGLNESMLQNLICSNDSFPCQNQPNFQNFEAPPHDDNVNNNNEKVVVDGTNSSSPTTPLNCYSLPNLVSASSPHHACSNKVNNNNNN, from the exons ATGGGGAGATCACGAAGTGGTTATGATGAGAGTGGGTTGAAGAAAGGTCCATGGACACCGGAAGAGGATAGAATATTGGTGGATTACATAAACAAAAACGGCCATGGAAGTAATTGGCGAGCGCTTCCTAAGATTGCAGGTTTAAACAGATGTGGAAAGAGTTGCAGGCTGAGGTGGACTAACTACCTCAGGCCTGATATCAAGAGAGGAAAATTCTctcaagaagaagagaaactcATCATCAACTTACATCAACTTCTTGGCAATAA GTGGTCAGCAATAGCAAGTCATCTACCAGGAAGAACTGACAATGAAATCAAGAATTTCTGGAACACTAATCTTAGAAAGAAGCTTCTAAGAATGGGGTTAGATCCAGTGACTCATCGTCCAAGATtagatcataatcataatcataatcaactTCAACTTCTTTCCAATCTTCAACACTTGCTTCTTGCTGCAAACATtctcaacaataacaacaataataatgctcTATTAAGTACTCTTCTTATTAACTCTGATAATGCCAAACTCCAAATCCTCCAAAATATGCTTCAAATCCttgctactactactactaataataataatcttgcACCAAACTTGGAGCCACtactcaatcatcaacaattTGGTCCATTaacctcatcatcatcatcatcatcagttcCAAATGGTTTTTATGAATCTTTAGGGTTGAATGAATCTATGCTCCAAAACCTTATTTGCAGTAATGATTCTTTCCCTTGTCAAAATCAGCCCAATTTCCAAAACTTTGAAGCTCCTCCTCATGATGAtaatgttaataataataatgagaaaGTTGTTGTTGATGGCacaaattcttcttctcctacAACACCATTGAATTGTTATTCACTTCCAAATCTGGTTTCAGCCTCATCACCTCATCATGCATGTTCCAAcaaagtaaataataataataataat
- the LOC107477369 gene encoding uncharacterized protein LOC107477369 yields MSLSLRLSSSFLPQIPTPPSFLCFVPPKFQNGHFLICRFRRKQPSPLTLRCFSTSKEEHDNQRMKGPQMDDEEEEEDKAIASLVLPERWDVLGLGQAMVDFSGIVDDEFLNKLGLEKGTRKVVNHEERGRVLQAMDGCTYKAAAGGSLSNSLVALARLGSRSATTPAINVAMAGSVGSDVLGGFYREKLRRANVQFLSEPIKDGTTGTVIVLTTPDAQRTMLAYQGTSSTVNYDKILANAVTKTNILVVEGYLFELPDTIRAITEACQKARSNGALVAVTASDVSCIERHYDDFWEIIGNHADLIFANSDEARALCNFDAKESSASVTRYLSHFVPLVSVTDGHRGSYIGLKGEAVYIPPSPCVPVDTCGAGDAYACGILYGVLRGMSDLKSIGSIAAKVAATVVGQQGTRLRVSDAVKLAESFTFHTSTIGSDIGTDHISSV; encoded by the exons ATGTCTCTGTCTCTGcgtttatcttcttcttttcttccccaaattccAACTCCTCCTTCTTTCTTATGTTTTGTTCCTCCCAAGTTCCAAAATGGCCATTTCCTTATATGCCGCTTCAGGCGCAAACAACCCTCCCCTTTAACCCTACGTTGCTTTTCCACCTCTAAAGAAGAACATGATAATCAACGAATGAAGGGTCCTCAAATGGAtgatgaagaagaggaagaagacaaAGCTATTGCTTCGTTGGTTTTGCCTGAAAGATGGGATGTTTTGGGACTTGGTCAAGCCATG GTAGACTTCTCGGGCATAGTAGATGACGAGTTCCTTAACAAGTTAGGATTGGAGAAGGGAACGCGCAAGGTTGTGAATCACGAGGAAAGGGGTAGAGTCTTGCAGGCTATGGATGGTTGCACCTATAAAGCTgctgctggtggatctcttTCTAATAGCTTGGTTGCCCTCGCCAGGCTTGGAAGTCGTTCTGCCACGACTCCTGCCATAAACGTGGCAATGGCTGGCAGTGTTGGAAGTGATGTCCTGGGTGGCTTCTACAG GGAAAAATTACGGCGAGCAAATGTGCAATTTCTTTCTGAGCCTATCAAGGATGGAACTACCGGAACAGTTATAGTTCTCACAACACCAGATGCTCAACGCACAATGCTTGCATATCAG GGTACATCATCAACTGTTAACTATGACAAAATCTTGGCTAATGCGGTTACCAAGACCAACATACTTGTTGTTGAAGGGTATCTATTTGAACTACCCGATACTATTAGAGCAATAACAGAAGCATGTCAGAAAGCTCGCAGTAACGGTGCCTTAGTTGCAGTAACTGCCTCAGATGTCTCCTGCATTGAGAGACACTATGATGATTTCTG GGAAATTATCGGGAATCATGCGGATTTAATCTTCGCAAACAGTGATGAGGCCAGAGCGCTCTGCAATTTCGACGCAAAGGAAAGCTCTGCTTCGGTTACAAGGTATCTGAGCCACTTTGTTCCGCTAGTATCGGTAACTGACGGTCATAGAGGCTCCTACATCGGTCTAAAGGGTGAAGCCGTATACATTCCCCCGTCTCCATGTGTTCCGGTAGATACTTGTGGTGCCGGAGATGCATATGCATGCGGCATACTTTATGGTGTTCTAAGAGGCATGTCTGATTTGAAAAGCATAGGTTCAATAGCAGCTAAGGTTGCAGCC